The Arachidicoccus terrestris genome includes the window TAGCCGCGCCACCATGCCCAATCCTTTGCTTCCAGCGGGGGCGCAAGAATGGCATTATAGCCCCTGAACAGAGAGGGGCCTACCCATAGATCCCAGTCCAGATTGTCTGGAACGGGTTCTGTCGGCAAATCGCATTGAACCACCGGCCCGCCCACTGAGACATTGATTTCTGTGATCTTTCCTATATAGCCGTTATACACCAGTTCCGCTGCCTGTCTGAAATTATAGGAGGATCTTTGCATACTGCCTGTCTGAAATACCCGTTTATATTTTCTGGTCGCCTCTACCATGGCCCTGCCTTCTGCAATGGTCAGCGATAATGGTTTTTCACAGTAAATATCCTTACCGGCCTTTGCGGCATCAATTGCCACCTGCGCATGCCAGTGATCCGGTGTGGCAATGACAACAGCATCGATGTCTTTTCTTTCCAAGAGCTCCCGATAATGCTTGTACCCTTTTATATCGACATCGATATGCTTTTTAGTATTTTGTTTTTTGGCTAGTTCGATAAAATGGCCCAGTTTACGGGAATCTACATCTGATGCGGCTCTTATTTGGGTTTCGCGGGGACCGCTCAGATAGCTGACCAGACCATGGGATTGTTTTCCGTTACCGATGAAGCCCAGATTGATTCTATCACTGGGCGCAACATAACCTTTGCCACCCAGTACGAAACGTGGGACAATCGTAAGCGCTATGGCACTTAAAGTGGTCTGATGAATGAATTTTCGTCTTTGCATGAATATTGATGTTTAGCGTATGAACTAGAGATGGATTTGAAAATTAAATATAAGCAAAATATCTTATGTCGATGAGGCTTAACGAAAATTGTTTTAGCGTTTTTCATTGGAAGAGGCCTATTTAGATGACATCATATAGGATTCGTGAAGGACAATATATTAAAGAAGTCTTATGTATTTTGATTAATTTTAACC containing:
- a CDS encoding Gfo/Idh/MocA family protein, whose protein sequence is MQRRKFIHQTTLSAIALTIVPRFVLGGKGYVAPSDRINLGFIGNGKQSHGLVSYLSGPRETQIRAASDVDSRKLGHFIELAKKQNTKKHIDVDIKGYKHYRELLERKDIDAVVIATPDHWHAQVAIDAAKAGKDIYCEKPLSLTIAEGRAMVEATRKYKRVFQTGSMQRSSYNFRQAAELVYNGYIGKITEINVSVGGPVVQCDLPTEPVPDNLDWDLWVGPSLFRGYNAILAPPLEAKDWAWWRGYRDFGGGYVTDWGAHMFDIVQWALGMDSSGPVKFIPPKQSGAKEGLYFVYDNGVRVNHKNWGEGNAIQFIGEKGKVEVSRGFLRTTPDNLAGFKFKESDKRLYYSDNHYQDWVSAIQKRSKPICDVETGHRSATVCNAVNIAYQLQKDIQWDPVTEKFDSEYANVMVGRPYRGGWDFRDF